One window of Marinobacterium aestuarii genomic DNA carries:
- a CDS encoding serine hydroxymethyltransferase, producing the protein MSTQDLYANAERAAFFTQDLGAADPVLQRAVDAEFRRQDSQIELIASENIVSKAVMQAQGTVLTNKYAEGYPGRRYYGGCEFVDEAEALAISRAKELFNCEFVNVQPHSGAQANGAVMLALLQPGDTVLGMSLDAGGHLTHGARPALSGKWFNAVQYGVSPETQRIDYDAVEALAVECQPKLIIAGGSAIPREIDFARFRAIADKVGALLMVDMAHIAGLVATGAHPSPLPHAHVVTTTTHKTLRGPRGGMILCNDLDLGKKINSAVFPGLQGGPLMHVIAAKAVAFGEALQPGFKTYIDQVRENARILAAVMVERGCDVVTGGTDTHLMLVDLRPKGLKGNQVEEALERAGITCNKNGIPFDPEKPMVTSGIRLGTPAGTTRGFGAAEFSQIGHLINDVLDGLVASPEGNAAVEAKVLAEVEALCARFPLYR; encoded by the coding sequence ATGAGCACACAGGATCTCTACGCCAACGCTGAACGCGCCGCGTTTTTCACCCAGGACCTCGGCGCCGCCGACCCTGTATTGCAGCGTGCGGTGGATGCGGAATTCCGCCGCCAGGACAGCCAGATTGAGCTGATCGCCTCGGAAAACATTGTCTCCAAGGCGGTAATGCAGGCCCAGGGCACGGTGTTGACCAACAAGTACGCCGAAGGCTATCCGGGTCGCCGTTACTACGGTGGCTGCGAGTTTGTTGACGAAGCCGAAGCCCTGGCGATTTCCCGCGCCAAAGAGCTGTTCAACTGCGAATTCGTCAATGTGCAGCCCCATTCCGGTGCCCAGGCCAACGGCGCTGTGATGCTGGCGCTGCTGCAGCCAGGTGATACTGTGCTGGGCATGTCGCTGGATGCCGGTGGCCACCTGACCCACGGTGCGCGTCCTGCGCTGTCGGGCAAATGGTTCAATGCTGTGCAGTACGGCGTCTCCCCGGAGACTCAGCGTATCGACTACGATGCCGTGGAAGCCCTGGCGGTTGAATGCCAGCCCAAGCTGATTATCGCCGGCGGTTCGGCCATTCCCCGTGAAATCGACTTTGCGCGTTTTCGTGCCATTGCCGACAAGGTGGGCGCACTGCTGATGGTCGACATGGCCCATATCGCAGGTCTGGTTGCCACAGGTGCGCACCCGAGCCCGCTGCCCCACGCCCATGTGGTGACCACCACCACCCACAAGACCCTGCGTGGCCCCCGTGGCGGCATGATACTGTGCAACGACCTGGATCTGGGCAAAAAGATCAATTCCGCGGTGTTCCCGGGTCTGCAGGGTGGCCCGCTGATGCATGTCATCGCCGCCAAGGCCGTGGCCTTCGGTGAAGCGCTGCAGCCGGGCTTCAAGACCTATATCGATCAGGTGCGCGAAAACGCCCGCATTCTGGCGGCCGTCATGGTCGAGCGCGGTTGTGATGTCGTTACCGGTGGCACCGATACGCACCTGATGCTGGTGGACCTGCGGCCCAAGGGCCTGAAGGGCAACCAGGTGGAAGAGGCGCTGGAGCGTGCCGGCATCACCTGCAACAAGAATGGCATCCCGTTTGACCCGGAAAAGCCCATGGTCACCTCCGGTATCCGTCTGGGTACCCCGGCCGGCACCACCCGTGGTTTTGGCGCCGCCGAATTTAGCCAGATCGGGCATCTGATCAACGATGTGCTGGATGGTCTGGTGGCAAGCCCTGAAGGCAACGCGGCAGTGGAAGCCAAGGTACTGGCCGAGGTCGAAGCCCTCTGCGCCCGTTTCCCGCTGTATCGCTAA
- a CDS encoding L-serine ammonia-lyase, translating to MALSIFDLFKIGVGPSSSHTVGPMVAANRFVAELTEGKLMPRVAAVKVSLYGSLAMTGKGHATDTAVMLGLLGEQPDLVDPAAIDDLIAQIRSSGNLLLGGTLPVAFREADHLRFHFGESLPKHPNGMRIEVLDAAGLIFYSNVYYSVGGGFVLSDIEANDQGRGVEDESIEVPYPFNNAVELLAYGDEAGLSIAELVMENERTRYGDAEISQRLLKIWQVMDDCIREGCKHTGELPGGLHIKRRAHDMWQELVNHPERSIKDHLTVLDWVNLYAIAVNEENAASGRVVTAPTNGAAGVIPAVLAYYDRFVPGSSVEGIKTFLVTAAAIGMLYKKNASISAAEVGCQGEIGVACSMAAGALCAVLGGSNRQIENAAEIGMEHNLGLTCDPIGGLVQVPCIERNTMGAVKAINAARLALRGTGEHHVSLDSVIETMRQTGLDMQDKYKETSTGGLAVNVVAC from the coding sequence ATGGCACTGAGCATATTTGATCTGTTCAAAATTGGGGTTGGACCCTCGTCGTCCCATACGGTGGGGCCCATGGTTGCGGCCAACCGCTTTGTGGCGGAACTCACCGAGGGCAAGCTGATGCCCAGGGTCGCGGCGGTGAAGGTGAGCCTGTACGGCTCACTGGCCATGACCGGCAAGGGGCATGCCACCGATACCGCTGTGATGCTGGGCCTTTTGGGCGAGCAACCCGATTTGGTGGATCCGGCCGCTATCGACGATCTCATTGCGCAGATCCGCAGCAGCGGCAACCTGTTGCTGGGCGGAACCCTGCCGGTGGCGTTTCGCGAAGCCGATCATCTGCGCTTTCATTTTGGCGAGTCCCTGCCCAAGCACCCCAACGGCATGCGCATCGAAGTGCTGGATGCCGCCGGGCTGATTTTCTACAGCAATGTGTATTACTCGGTGGGTGGCGGTTTCGTGCTCAGTGATATAGAGGCCAATGATCAGGGTCGCGGCGTTGAGGATGAATCCATCGAAGTGCCGTACCCGTTCAACAATGCCGTTGAATTGCTGGCCTACGGCGATGAAGCCGGCCTGAGCATTGCCGAGCTGGTGATGGAGAACGAGCGCACTCGTTACGGGGATGCGGAAATCAGCCAGCGTCTGCTGAAAATCTGGCAGGTGATGGATGACTGCATCCGTGAAGGCTGCAAGCACACCGGCGAGCTGCCGGGCGGGCTGCACATCAAGCGCCGTGCCCACGACATGTGGCAGGAACTGGTGAATCATCCGGAACGCAGCATCAAGGATCACCTTACGGTGCTCGACTGGGTCAATCTCTATGCCATCGCCGTGAACGAGGAAAATGCCGCCAGTGGGCGTGTTGTGACCGCGCCCACCAATGGCGCCGCGGGCGTGATTCCGGCGGTACTGGCCTATTACGATCGCTTCGTGCCGGGCAGCAGCGTTGAGGGTATCAAGACCTTTCTGGTGACCGCCGCCGCCATCGGCATGCTGTACAAGAAAAACGCTTCTATCTCTGCCGCGGAAGTCGGCTGTCAGGGCGAGATAGGCGTGGCCTGTTCCATGGCCGCCGGTGCTTTGTGCGCCGTGCTCGGGGGCAGTAATCGCCAGATCGAAAACGCCGCCGAGATCGGCATGGAACACAATCTGGGTCTGACCTGTGATCCCATCGGTGGTCTGGTGCAGGTACCCTGCATCGAGCGCAACACCATGGGAGCGGTCAAGGCCATCAATGCGGCGCGTCTGGCGCTGCGCGGTACCGGTGAGCACCATGTATCGCTGGATAGCGTGATCGAGACCATGCGCCAGACCGGTCTCGACATGCAGGACAAGTACAAGGAAACGTCCACCGGCGGCCTGGCCGTCAACGTGGTGGCCTGTTAA
- a CDS encoding mechanosensitive ion channel family protein, with the protein MNIDAFMDRFEQMLSASLAWLSSPTFYSQIGLISIALLVGYSIAAYLKSHSPLLRKRPLEGPLLRLRLQIYASRNLLLPLMLILMLSIAADLSQTLLGQNWLVRLGLSFAVVFMLYSLIKRFVEKKFFRTLASWVFLPIALLHIFGWLDGLIAYLESISVEVGNIQVSAYGVVRVLIFGSVLFWLGRLSNTAGQQIIRSQQDLDAGTREVFAKLFQIALFFVVFILLLQIMGINLTALAVFGGALGVGLGFGLQSIASNFISGIILLLERSLSVGDYVEMEDGRKGMIRELNMRSTTLETFDGKDIMVPNEQFISGSFTNWTHKNVKQRYALEFQVSYKTDLHFLFDLLRTVVASHPRVISGEQVPIEERPDAEISGFGDSGVDILVEFWMEGVDDGENRVGGDLLLMIWDAFKEHDIEIPFPQREVRVLNPAGSGVS; encoded by the coding sequence ATGAACATAGACGCGTTCATGGACAGGTTTGAACAGATGTTGTCAGCGTCGCTGGCGTGGCTGAGCAGCCCGACCTTTTACTCCCAGATCGGCCTGATTTCGATCGCGCTATTGGTGGGTTATTCCATCGCGGCCTACCTGAAGAGTCATTCGCCGCTGCTGAGAAAGCGGCCGCTGGAAGGGCCTCTGCTGCGTCTGCGACTGCAGATCTATGCATCGCGCAACCTGCTGTTGCCGTTGATGCTGATTTTGATGCTGTCGATTGCCGCCGACCTGAGTCAGACACTGCTGGGCCAGAACTGGCTGGTGCGTCTGGGTTTGAGCTTCGCTGTAGTGTTCATGCTCTACTCGCTCATCAAGCGCTTTGTGGAGAAGAAGTTTTTTCGCACCCTGGCATCCTGGGTCTTTCTGCCCATCGCCCTGTTGCATATTTTTGGCTGGCTCGACGGCCTGATCGCCTACCTCGAAAGTATTTCGGTGGAGGTCGGCAATATTCAGGTGTCTGCCTATGGTGTGGTGCGGGTACTGATTTTCGGATCGGTGCTGTTCTGGCTCGGACGGCTGTCGAATACCGCCGGTCAGCAGATCATCCGTAGCCAGCAGGATCTGGATGCGGGCACGCGGGAAGTCTTTGCCAAGCTGTTTCAGATTGCGCTCTTCTTTGTTGTCTTCATTCTGCTGCTGCAGATCATGGGCATCAATCTGACAGCACTGGCGGTCTTCGGGGGCGCCCTGGGTGTGGGGCTTGGTTTTGGCCTGCAGTCCATCGCCTCGAACTTTATCTCCGGCATTATCCTGCTGCTGGAGCGCTCGCTCAGCGTGGGTGACTACGTCGAGATGGAGGATGGCCGCAAGGGCATGATTCGCGAGCTGAACATGAGATCCACCACGCTGGAAACCTTTGATGGCAAAGACATCATGGTGCCTAACGAGCAGTTTATCAGCGGCAGTTTTACCAACTGGACGCACAAAAACGTCAAGCAGCGTTACGCACTGGAATTTCAGGTGTCCTACAAGACAGACCTGCATTTCCTGTTCGATCTGCTGCGTACCGTAGTGGCGAGTCACCCGCGGGTGATCAGCGGCGAGCAGGTGCCCATTGAAGAACGGCCGGATGCCGAGATCAGCGGTTTTGGTGATTCGGGTGTGGATATCCTGGTGGAGTTCTGGATGGAAGGGGTCGATGACGGCGAGAACCGCGTAGGCGGGGATCTGCTGCTGATGATCTGGGATGCATTCAAGGAACACGATATCGAGATTCCGTTCCCGCAGCGCGAAGTCAGGGTACTGAATCCGGCGGGGTCCGGGGTGTCCTGA
- a CDS encoding helix-turn-helix domain-containing protein, translating into MSDQPQSPPELQVSAASHEAIVEPLQLGKRVREIRLSQNLTLEEASKRTGLARSTLSKIENEQISPTFTAVNKLVKGLGIDIPQLFSQPSKTRSSGGRRDITRCGEGKPRATPTYEHEMLASQLTNKKMIPYKTTVRARSFDEYADWVRHDGEELLYVLSGSIRFYTEFYEPIDLAEGDSAYYDCEMGHTLISTSEADAVILWVTA; encoded by the coding sequence ATGTCCGACCAGCCCCAGTCGCCACCCGAACTCCAGGTCAGCGCCGCCAGCCACGAAGCCATCGTCGAACCTCTGCAGCTGGGCAAGCGCGTGCGCGAAATCCGCCTCAGCCAGAACCTCACCCTGGAAGAAGCCAGCAAGCGCACGGGACTGGCCCGCTCCACCCTGTCCAAGATCGAAAACGAGCAAATCTCCCCGACCTTTACCGCCGTCAACAAACTGGTAAAGGGCCTGGGCATCGATATCCCGCAACTGTTCTCCCAGCCCAGCAAGACCCGCAGCAGCGGTGGCCGGCGCGATATTACGCGCTGCGGTGAAGGCAAGCCGCGCGCCACCCCGACCTACGAACACGAGATGCTGGCATCCCAGCTGACCAACAAGAAAATGATCCCGTACAAGACCACAGTGCGAGCTCGCAGCTTTGATGAATACGCCGACTGGGTACGCCACGATGGCGAAGAACTGCTGTACGTACTCAGCGGCAGCATCCGCTTCTATACCGAATTCTACGAACCCATTGATCTGGCCGAAGGTGACAGCGCCTACTATGACTGCGAGATGGGCCATACCCTGATATCCACCAGCGAAGCAGACGCCGTGATCCTCTGGGTTACGGCCTGA
- the gcvT gene encoding glycine cleavage system aminomethyltransferase GcvT, whose amino-acid sequence MAEQTNSALKKTPLYDLHLELGAKMVPFAGYEMPVQYPLGVKKEHLQTREQAGLFDVSHMGQVMLTGAGAAAMLEALVPVDIIDLPVGKQRYAIFTNDQGGILDDLMVANWGDSLYVVVNAACKEQDIAHMRAHLPEGVTLEELDDRALIALQGPAAVTALSRLAPQVAEMVFMDSGRISIDGADCFISRSGYTGEDGYEISIPAGDADRLSRLLLAQPEVDFIGLGARDSLRLESGLCLYGHDLDTHTTPVEASLLWAISKCRRADGERAGGFPGADIILGQIASKDNSRKRVGMIGEGRAPVREGTELFDADDNRIGVVTSGTFGPSAGASIAMGYVSSAAAVMDSTIYAEVRGKKLPMRISKMPFVEQRYFRG is encoded by the coding sequence ATGGCAGAACAAACCAACAGCGCCCTGAAAAAGACCCCACTGTACGACCTGCACCTGGAGCTTGGCGCCAAAATGGTGCCCTTTGCAGGCTACGAGATGCCGGTGCAGTATCCGCTGGGTGTAAAGAAGGAGCACCTGCAGACCCGCGAGCAGGCAGGCCTGTTCGACGTATCCCACATGGGCCAGGTCATGCTGACAGGCGCAGGGGCTGCCGCCATGCTGGAAGCCCTGGTGCCGGTGGACATCATCGACCTGCCGGTGGGCAAGCAGCGCTATGCCATCTTCACCAACGATCAGGGCGGCATTCTGGACGACCTGATGGTCGCCAACTGGGGTGACAGCCTCTATGTCGTGGTCAACGCAGCCTGCAAGGAACAGGATATCGCCCACATGCGCGCGCACCTGCCTGAAGGCGTAACCCTGGAAGAGCTGGATGATCGCGCCCTGATCGCGCTGCAGGGCCCAGCCGCAGTGACAGCACTGAGCCGGCTGGCACCCCAGGTGGCCGAGATGGTGTTCATGGACAGCGGCCGTATCAGCATTGATGGCGCCGACTGCTTTATCAGCCGCTCAGGCTACACCGGCGAGGATGGCTATGAAATCTCCATCCCCGCCGGCGACGCCGACCGCCTGAGCCGCTTGCTGCTGGCTCAGCCTGAAGTCGATTTCATTGGCCTGGGTGCCCGCGACTCACTGCGCCTGGAATCCGGCCTGTGCCTGTACGGTCACGACCTGGACACCCACACCACGCCGGTGGAAGCCAGCCTGCTGTGGGCCATTTCCAAGTGCCGCCGCGCCGATGGCGAGCGTGCCGGCGGCTTCCCCGGTGCCGACATCATCCTTGGTCAGATCGCCAGCAAGGACAACAGCCGCAAGCGCGTGGGCATGATTGGCGAAGGCCGCGCTCCGGTACGCGAAGGCACCGAACTGTTTGATGCCGACGACAACCGTATCGGCGTTGTGACCTCCGGCACCTTCGGCCCCAGCGCCGGCGCCTCCATCGCCATGGGCTACGTCAGCAGCGCCGCCGCCGTGATGGACAGCACCATCTACGCCGAAGTCCGCGGCAAAAAACTGCCAATGCGCATCAGCAAGATGCCCTTTGTCGAGCAGCGTTACTTTAGAGGCTAA
- a CDS encoding TraB/GumN family protein, with amino-acid sequence MLKGYLRVLLQCAVTLLLFCAPPLWAQSPVWRIADGSSVLYLGATVHMLRPGDLPLPGVFDEVYAQSDVLLFEADLGALAQPDVQGLIAQGMVYADGGSLSEHVSESTWQRLERYAVSHGLAPQMLQPLRPSGVFLTLLGIEMMRLGATEEGVDMRLYRQALDDGKPVIGLETIEQHLEYLFSMGEEDPDLFMTQVLDELEVDSAMLDTLIDAWRRGDEAVLYDELVLQLKLEYEPLYRTLVLERNRLWWSQIEALLHSPQTELVLVGAAHLVGPDGLLSRARGLGFTVEAMQ; translated from the coding sequence ATGCTAAAAGGATATCTGAGAGTGTTGCTGCAGTGTGCGGTGACGCTGTTGCTATTCTGTGCGCCGCCGCTCTGGGCGCAAAGTCCGGTGTGGCGTATTGCAGATGGTTCCAGTGTGCTCTATCTGGGGGCGACGGTGCATATGCTCAGGCCCGGGGACTTGCCGTTGCCAGGCGTGTTCGATGAGGTCTATGCGCAGTCTGATGTGTTGCTGTTTGAGGCGGATCTCGGCGCTTTGGCGCAACCGGATGTACAGGGTCTGATCGCACAGGGAATGGTCTATGCCGATGGTGGCAGTTTGTCGGAGCATGTGTCGGAGTCAACCTGGCAGCGGCTGGAGCGCTACGCCGTCAGTCACGGACTGGCGCCGCAGATGCTGCAGCCGCTGCGGCCATCCGGTGTATTTCTGACGTTGCTGGGCATTGAAATGATGCGCCTTGGGGCAACAGAGGAAGGTGTCGACATGCGCCTGTATCGCCAGGCGCTGGATGATGGCAAGCCGGTGATTGGGCTCGAGACCATTGAGCAGCATCTGGAATATCTGTTTTCGATGGGGGAGGAGGATCCCGACCTCTTCATGACCCAGGTGCTCGATGAGCTGGAAGTCGACAGCGCCATGCTCGATACCCTGATTGATGCCTGGCGCCGGGGTGATGAGGCGGTGCTGTACGATGAGCTGGTGCTGCAGTTGAAGCTCGAGTACGAACCGCTTTATCGCACCCTGGTGCTGGAGCGTAACCGACTCTGGTGGTCGCAGATAGAGGCCTTGCTGCATAGCCCGCAAACCGAGCTGGTACTGGTGGGCGCGGCCCATCTGGTGGGGCCGGATGGGTTGCTGTCCCGCGCGCGCGGGCTTGGCTTTACGGTCGAGGCAATGCAGTAG
- a CDS encoding D-alanyl-D-alanine carboxypeptidase family protein, which yields MLHLLLLLLVFCATMPSARAGNPVLLLDAASGEILRQEGLDQQWYPASLAKLMTLYLTFEALDAGRLTLDAALPVSRQAAAQPAVRLGLRAGATITVAQAIEALATVSSNDVAVVLAEALGGSEARFAEQMTARAQTLGMADTHYRNASGLPDAQQVTTARDQAILAWRLLQDFPQRYGLFATRSTRYKGRTLHTHNGMLGRYPGVDGLKTGFTCAAGYNIAVSARRDNRRLLAVVLGANSRAARDKQVKLLLDEGFAASVTASDSMAESPPFMQRPELQSVAMQGPIGRSGCERGPARGEQQAIWPIESWGLLLGIYPDRAQARRAIATVKAQLGGALEGGRPLLLERDMENGTSWKALLIGYKRDNVGVVCLRMRAKNLDCVAQPPFMLNLPGYAKR from the coding sequence TTGCTGCATCTGTTGCTGCTGCTGTTGGTATTCTGCGCGACGATGCCGTCGGCGCGGGCTGGCAATCCGGTGCTGCTGCTGGATGCCGCCAGCGGTGAAATTCTGCGCCAGGAGGGGCTCGATCAGCAGTGGTATCCGGCATCGCTGGCCAAACTCATGACACTCTATCTGACATTCGAGGCACTCGATGCGGGTCGGCTGACGCTGGATGCTGCCTTGCCGGTGTCCCGGCAGGCGGCGGCGCAGCCCGCCGTGCGGCTCGGGCTGCGTGCGGGAGCCACAATCACAGTGGCGCAGGCGATAGAAGCGCTGGCTACAGTGTCGTCCAATGATGTCGCTGTGGTGCTGGCCGAGGCGCTGGGCGGGAGCGAAGCGCGCTTTGCCGAGCAGATGACGGCGCGTGCGCAGACGCTTGGCATGGCGGATACCCACTATCGCAATGCCAGCGGCCTGCCCGATGCGCAGCAGGTAACCACGGCGCGGGACCAGGCCATTCTGGCCTGGCGTCTGTTGCAGGACTTTCCCCAGCGCTACGGGCTTTTTGCTACTCGCTCGACCCGCTACAAGGGTCGCACCCTGCACACCCATAACGGCATGCTCGGGCGCTATCCGGGTGTGGATGGTCTGAAGACCGGTTTCACCTGCGCGGCGGGCTACAACATTGCGGTCTCGGCACGGCGTGATAACCGGCGCCTGCTTGCGGTGGTGCTGGGGGCGAATAGCCGGGCGGCGCGGGACAAGCAGGTGAAGCTGTTGCTGGATGAAGGCTTTGCCGCCTCGGTTACAGCATCCGACTCTATGGCTGAGAGTCCGCCGTTTATGCAGCGGCCCGAGCTGCAGTCCGTGGCGATGCAAGGCCCGATCGGGCGCAGCGGCTGTGAGCGGGGCCCCGCGAGGGGAGAGCAGCAGGCGATCTGGCCGATTGAAAGCTGGGGTCTGCTGCTGGGGATCTATCCTGACCGGGCTCAGGCGCGGCGCGCCATCGCAACGGTTAAGGCGCAGCTGGGTGGGGCTTTGGAAGGCGGGCGTCCGTTGCTGCTGGAGCGGGATATGGAAAACGGCACGTCCTGGAAGGCGTTGCTGATCGGTTACAAGCGCGACAATGTCGGTGTCGTTTGCCTGCGGATGCGGGCCAAAAATCTAGACTGTGTCGCCCAGCCGCCTTTCATGCTTAATTTGCCGGGCTACGCCAAGCGCTGA
- a CDS encoding tRNA-queuosine alpha-mannosyltransferase domain-containing protein encodes MRVLLLSAYDAASHQHWYRQLIGGMPHWDWTLLTLAPRYFSWRIRGNSLSWAFNERETLQRPYDLVLATSMTDLSALRGLVPALSRVPTLVYFHENQFAYPESERAFKAVEPKILNIYTALAAERVLFNSAYNRDTFLAGAAALLKKLPDQVPPGIVSLLRERSAVLPVPLADSCFEPRGAGEGFDVRWSASVAGGGPDAGGALPRPVRLLWSARWEYDKGPRRLLAILQALEARQLDYRLCLLGQSFRHTPAEFAEIGARFGHRLVQFGFAETRAEYQAWLRSADLVLSTAEHEFQGLAVLEALAAGCLPVLPDRLVYPELVPPSGLYASVADDLAAEAGHAVDLIERQARIAASAAGSAAASMRMSPVVAPLQLSLQRFGWRQLQPAYEAEMLALAHTGV; translated from the coding sequence GTGCGGGTACTGCTGTTATCGGCCTACGATGCGGCCAGTCATCAGCACTGGTATCGCCAGTTGATAGGCGGTATGCCGCACTGGGACTGGACCTTGCTGACGCTTGCGCCACGCTACTTTTCCTGGCGCATTCGTGGCAACAGTCTGAGCTGGGCCTTTAACGAGCGTGAAACGCTGCAGCGCCCCTATGATCTGGTGCTGGCCACCTCCATGACCGATCTGTCGGCACTGCGCGGCCTGGTGCCGGCCCTGAGCCGGGTGCCGACCCTGGTGTATTTTCACGAAAACCAGTTTGCCTATCCCGAGTCCGAGCGCGCCTTCAAGGCGGTTGAGCCCAAGATTCTCAATATCTACACGGCGCTGGCGGCTGAGCGGGTGCTGTTCAATTCCGCCTATAACCGTGACACCTTTCTGGCCGGCGCAGCTGCCTTGCTGAAAAAACTGCCGGATCAGGTGCCGCCCGGCATAGTGTCGTTGCTGCGTGAGCGCTCGGCGGTGCTGCCGGTTCCACTGGCGGACAGCTGTTTTGAGCCCAGAGGCGCGGGTGAGGGTTTCGATGTGCGCTGGAGCGCGTCTGTTGCAGGTGGTGGTCCTGATGCAGGGGGCGCTTTGCCGCGGCCGGTGCGTCTGCTGTGGTCGGCACGCTGGGAATACGACAAGGGGCCGCGCCGTCTGCTGGCCATTTTGCAGGCACTGGAAGCGCGACAGCTCGACTACCGGCTCTGTCTGCTGGGGCAGAGCTTTCGCCATACGCCGGCGGAATTTGCCGAGATCGGTGCCCGCTTTGGGCATCGGCTGGTGCAGTTCGGCTTTGCCGAGACGCGGGCCGAGTATCAGGCCTGGTTGCGCTCGGCGGATCTGGTGCTGTCCACGGCCGAGCACGAGTTCCAGGGGCTGGCGGTGCTTGAGGCTCTGGCGGCGGGTTGCCTGCCGGTATTGCCAGATCGGCTGGTGTATCCCGAACTCGTGCCCCCGTCCGGTCTTTATGCCAGTGTTGCTGATGATCTGGCCGCTGAGGCGGGCCATGCGGTCGACCTGATCGAACGTCAGGCCCGCATAGCTGCGAGTGCTGCTGGGAGTGCAGCCGCCAGTATGCGGATGAGTCCAGTGGTTGCTCCATTGCAGTTGTCGCTGCAACGCTTTGGCTGGCGTCAGCTGCAGCCGGCCTATGAAGCCGAAATGCTCGCACTGGCGCATACTGGCGTCTGA
- the yciA gene encoding acyl-CoA thioester hydrolase YciA, protein MANSTKQNPQQGTGESTGSGLSESISPGEPGGDLLLRTLAMPADTNTNGDIFGGWIMSQMDIAGGILAQQIAAGPVVTVAVDSMKFIRPVQVGDVVCCYGAVKQQGNTSVALHLEVWVRPRLSREKGSRPHFRVTEAVFTYVAIDEGGVKRPIPRD, encoded by the coding sequence ATGGCCAATAGTACCAAGCAGAACCCGCAGCAGGGTACAGGCGAGAGCACAGGGTCCGGCTTGTCGGAGTCCATCAGCCCCGGGGAGCCCGGTGGCGATCTGTTGCTGCGTACCCTGGCCATGCCCGCCGACACCAACACCAATGGCGATATCTTTGGCGGCTGGATCATGTCCCAGATGGATATTGCCGGCGGTATTCTGGCACAGCAGATTGCAGCGGGCCCCGTTGTCACAGTAGCGGTGGATTCGATGAAGTTTATCCGTCCGGTGCAGGTGGGGGATGTGGTCTGTTGTTACGGTGCCGTGAAGCAGCAGGGCAACACCTCGGTTGCACTGCATCTGGAGGTCTGGGTGCGCCCGCGTCTGAGTCGCGAGAAGGGCAGTCGACCACACTTCAGGGTAACGGAAGCTGTCTTTACCTATGTGGCGATCGACGAGGGCGGTGTCAAACGCCCTATCCCCCGCGACTGA